DNA from Castellaniella sp. MT123:
CAGGCAAGGGCGAGGGAGGCCAGGGCAGAAAGCATGGCGCGGCCCCTTTAGAAACCGGCCCTGTGCCTGGGATCGGACAATGAGAAATTCCAGCCTGCTGCCCATTGGCCGTTGTGATCCGCGTCCCATTTCGCCTGGGCCGCGTCATAGTCCACGGCCTTGACCCAGCGCCCGCCCATGCTCGGGCGACCGACATAGCGGATGGACAGTTCATAAGTCCAGGCGTGATCGTTGTAGGCCACGCACCAGGCGGGCAACTGCGTCAGCGTCACGGTGGGCAACGGCTGGACTTCGTAGATGGGTTCCCGGGTGCTGGTGGATGCGTCGTATCGGTAGCCGCGCAGCCGCCATTTGTAGGCGGTGTCCGCGTAGCTGCGATTCAGATAGTCGGCATCGCATTTGCCTGCCCCGTGTGAAATGGTGTTCACCCGGTCGGCCATGCCGGATTCCGTGGCAGCAGGGCATTGCGCCAGGAAGGCGCGACGGGCGGCGACCGTCGCACCCCAATCCAGGCCATGGCGGTTGTATTTGAGGATGCCGAAATAGTGATCCAGTGATAGGCTGCATTCGCCTGGACGCAGGCTGGACGACAGGCAGAGCGTGGCTTCGCAGGCCAGCCGGGGGATGCCGGTCAACGGATCAGCGTCGGCGGTGCCGGAGGCATGGGCGAGGGGAGCCAGGACGCAGGCAAGCGCCAGCGTCCTGGCCCGCAAAGCGGGAAGGGTGTGCATGGGGAGATTTCCTGGGGAGAAGGGACAGCGGTTGGCCGAAGGGTGGCCGGGGAGGGGTTAGCGGCGTCGCAGCAGTGTTTGTTGGGCCAGGGCGATGTGTTCGGGCTTGGCCATGGCCCGCACCAGATGGGCGGTTTCAACCGCAGCGGTGCGGGTGTCGCGGAGCTGGCCCAATTCGGCCACGATCTGGCGCAGCAACGCCAGTTCTTCCTGTAGCGTGTCGTCGGCAGCTAGACGGCGGCGGATGTAATTGGACAGTGACAGGCCGGATATGGCCGCTGCTTCGCCCAGACGCGCAGCATGAGCCGAGGTCACCCGGATGCGGATGACTTCGGAGAGAGGTTCATTCATGGTGATTTCCAGGAAGAATGGAGCGATTCGGCCTGACCATCGCGCTGGCTACTGCCAGAGGGATAGCTGCTCCCATCGTGGTGGGAAGCCCATGGCCCGGGTGGGTGGCTTGTGTTGCTCGATCAGGGCTTTTAGCCGTTGCCTCCAGCTATGGTGCGGGGCGACGATGTCCATGCAGTGCAGCAAGAGCGTCAGCGTGTTGTATATCTTGCGGGAGCCTGGCTGGAACTGATGCAGCAGGTTTTGGGGCTTGGTCTTTGGAATCAGCGGGGTGATGGTGAACTCCCGGTTCCATAGGCGGCTATGGTGTGCGCAGGTGTTTCGCACCATCGTCAGGTGGTGCAACCAGGAACCCAAGACCTTCTCATTGACGGCGTAGACTGATGCAATGGCGCTGCGAGTCTGCATGGGTTTGAGATTGCCGTACCAGCGCGAGAGCAGCCCCAGGGACATGACCTCGCAGACTGCCCAGGCCGGGGGCAATTTCTCCGAATACGTTGCCAGCAGGTGTCTGATGAACACTTCATCGGACCTTTGAACCTCTTTTTCCAGTTTCGTAAGGTCGGATTCCCAACGGCCTCGGTTTGCGGCCAATCCGGCGTCCAGGTACGCATGGGGGCCGTGTCGCTGGGAGACTTGGTAAGCCCATTGGCTGCGGATCGAAACTTCAATGCGTTCTATTGCATCCAGCACCAGCAGGCGTAGGCTGCGGTCGAACAGATATAGGTTCAGAACGTCCGTGAAACGGGTGCCCGGGATGAAGGTATGGGGCGTGTGGGTGGCCTCAAAGGGCAACCAATAGGCGCTGAGCCTGTAATAGTTCAGGTGCTGTAGGTAGAATTCCGCTGCCGCATGGTCATCAACGTCCATTCCGCGCCGTTCGAGGATGGCTACCTGTTCGGCATAGGTCGTTGCCGGTTTGGCGAAGGGAAGAGGATGGCGTGTCATTGCAGGCCCATCCGTCTGCTTATTGCTGTTTCGCGGGCCAGAAATGAGTAACCCGCCGGTTTGAGGGTGTACTTTCGTACATAGCCTTGGCGGGTCTTGTCACCGTTAATTATACATGCTTCGGGTGACGAAAGGAATTCCAATTTTGGGTTCATGCGTGGGTCCCGGCGAATTTTCTGAACTGGATGATATTGCTGATCGTGGGCTTGGATGCCTGGGGGGATGACGTTCCTGTCTCGCAGGCAATCAGAAAATCCGCCCACATGGCCAGCGCCTGCCGCCGCTCGGGGATTTCTTCGCGGACATCGTAGATGGCCTCCATGCCTTTGAGCGTGTGGTTCAGCGCGATTTCCGAGATTTCCCGAGAAACACCCATGTTTCTCAGGTGCCCCTTGGCGGTTGATCGGGTGTCGTGTGGCGTAAAGTGCCTGATCGGAATGTCCTGGCGGTCAAAGGCACGTTTGAAAGCGGCCCACAGGGTTGTGGTTCCAACGTGGATGTCTCCCTGGTGCTTGCGCCGCCGTCGCTCCTGACGGGCTGGCAGCAGGTAGATGGATTCGCCGGACAGGTTAATCAGCGCTTCAAACCAGGCGGCAACGGCAGGCACGATGGGAACCAGGAATCCTTTTCTTGTTTTGACCGCCTCATCTGGAATCCACCAGACGCCGCGATCCAGAAACAGATCCTCTTTTTTGGCGCTTGCCAGTTCGATGCCACGCACGCAGGTGGCGAGCAGGATACGGAAGGCCAGTGCGTTTTCTATGCCAATGATGTCGATATCCGGCAGCAATGCCCGGAGCTCATTTTCTTGCAGCATGATGCGTTGGCGAACTGGAGGGCGTGGTCCCATGATGGCCGACAACCGAATCCCTGTGCAGGGGTTTGCCGGAATCAGCATCTGGCCGCAGGCATGATCAAAAAGCATGGATGCCGAGGTCAGGATGCGTTTGCTGACGGTCCAGGTGCGCTTTGCTTCTACGAGCATCCCCACGATGTCTATGGATGTGACGGATGAGGTCAGTCGGGAGCCTAGGTGGGGCAGGATGACTTGCTCATAGTCAGACTTTCGATACTCGATTGTGTCCGCCGCGTAATCTGGTTCAACCAGAACCTTGTCCTGATAGTCCTTCACCAGTTCACGGATGGTCCAATCGGCTCGAACCCGTGTTTTCTCGGATTGTTTTTCGATGGCTGGATCATTACCGCCATCAATGGCTGCACGGTGTTTTCCTGCAAGAATCCTGGCTTCTCGCAATGAGATGTCGGGATAGTTGCCCAGCGTGAGTTCACGCCGTACAGCCTGACCGTTGTGGCGGGTGCCCAACCGGTAGCGCAGTACCCATGTCGCGGTACCGGAACCAGAGAGCGTGAAAGTCAGCCCGCCGCCATCAGATCGGGCGACGGGTTTGCGTTGCGCCACCCAGTTGCGAAGCTGGATGTCGTTGAGTTTATTCGTTGAATTTGCCAAGACTGCCCCTGGCTAGGTGTTCCTGGGTAGCTAGCGATCTGAATCGCTGCTAGCTACCCACCTAGCTACCCGGAAAGGGTGTGATGCCAGGGGTCATCATGGCATGCTCAGAAGCTGAAATTCAAGACGTTGTAGTTAAATAACAGCATGTTAGGAACGTATTGGCGCAACTTGAGACGCTAATCCGAAGTGCAGGTGGCGAGTTTCATTCGATAAATCTGTTGTTAATCAAATGGTTATCACATCATCACACGCCTGCTTTTCAGGCTAGCTACCCAATTTGAGCCTGGTGGGCGGTTTTTCATCGTGTTGCGTGAATACGACTATGGTATCAGCACGGTGCCTTGTTTCGCTCGATCATGGCGTGCAGGCTGGTGGCCAAACTCGCCAACAAGCTGGACGGCACCACCCAGTCGGAGCCTCCGCTTCAAAGCCTGTGACTACAATGGAGGCTCATATAAGGAGTCTTATGTTGGAATTTCAGCCCGGAGCACGGGCGTATCTTTTGAAGATTCATGCCCTGTCCGCAGATGGGGACGGCAATGAAGTGTTTGTAGGTATGACACTCAAGGAGTCGGTTTGGTACCAGCTCTACCTTGAAGAATCATTTAACGGAGAAACCGATCGCACTGACGGTTCGCAAGAAAGGTATCTTGCCCTACACGACAAGCACGAGGACGCGCGACAGACCGTGATAGCTGACGAATCGCATTCTCACAAGCCGATCGTGCAGTAGCTGCTGCGGTCCTCCACAGAAAATCCCCGCTCGATGGCGGGGATTCGTTTTTTCAGGACGTAAGAGCTCGGACGTATTGTCTCGTTTTCTGTCCCGCTTTTCCAGACCCAATGTCCCGCAAGCGAGACACGGAGTACTCCGCAGCTGCTCCAGACACCTCTGCTGCCCGTACAATCAGCGCCGCGTCGTACTCGACGAGCGCGTCCAGTACCCGCTTCACGGCTTTCCGCGTAGCCGCTTTTTCGGGAGGAGGTCAAAGACATCTGTGCGTGGCCGTCTGGTGTGTGGCTCCTTCCTTGCAATGACAGTCTCGCGCCATCTAACTAGACTCGAGCATCGCCCGCCGCCGCTAGGGGATTTCTGCGCTTCTTTAGCCGGTCATGATGACACCTCCGACCGCAGTCCGCGTGATGTCGATAACCTCGTTAACCACCACGGCCACGAGAAGAGACTAAATGTCTGTTAGCGATCTGCCGGATTGACATACCCGTTACCCCGACGTATAAAAGTTTGACATTTGTAGTGTTTGGAGGACTTGGTGCGCGTTTGACAAATCATCTGGCAAGCCCTGGCGATGTGGTTTGCACCAGCTTGCTGCTTTGAAGGAGGAGCTTTTCAATGAGCGATTTTCACAGCAGTTCAAATGGAATCAGTCGCCGCGCGGTGCTGAAGATGGCGGCGACGGCCGGGGTCGCGGTGATCTCGTCGCCTCGCCTGGTGTTTGCGCAGGGTGACCAGCCCGTCAAGCTCGGGGTCGACAACCCGCTGACCGGAACCTACTCCATCACCGGCCGGAATGAACTTCACGGCATGGAACTCGCCGTCGAGGAGATCAACGCCAAGGGTGGCATTCTGGGTCGTCCCGCCAAGCTGATCGTAGAGGATTCCACCAGTGGCGATGCCGGGGTCGCGGTCCAGAAGGCCCGCAAGCTGATAGAACGCGACAAGGTCGATTTTCTGGTGGGCAACGTCAATTCCGGCCTGACCATCGCCATGTCCGCCGTCGCTTACGAAAAGGGCGTGTTCATGATGGATCCGGGCGGCCACGCCGACCCGATCACGGGCAAGAACTGCCACTGGAACGTCTACCAGGTAGATCCGTCCACCACCTTGCTGGTCAACGCAATTGCACCGTCCCTGGTCCAGCGTTTCGGCAAGAAATTCTATTTCCTGGTCCCGGACTACGCGTTCGGCCACGGGCTGCTATCCGCTTATAAGGAAAATCTGAAGAAGCTGGGCGCGACCAATCTGGGGGCGGATCTGATTCCGTTGGGGACGACGGAATACTCCTCGTATCTGATCAAGGCGCAGGCTGCCAATCCGGACGTGATCGTGATCCTGCAAAACGGCGAAGACCAGACGAACGTCTTGAAGCAGGCGGTCCAGTTCGGCCTGGACAAACGCTTTCACATCGCCGGTGCCAATGTCGAACTCGAAACGCTGGAAGCTTTGCCGCCCAGCTCCCGCATCGGCAACTGGGTAATCGAGTGGTACTGGAACCAGCCGGACGTCCCGCACGTCAAGGAATTCGTCGACGCCATCAAGAAAAAAACCGGTCGCGTGCCGACGGCCCGGACCTGGTTCGGGCATACGGCCATCCATGCCTGTGCGCTGGCCGCCAACACGGCGAAGTCGCTCGAACCGATCAAGATGGCGCGGGCGCTCAACGGTTTCACCCTGCCGCCCGAAGTCGCCCTGCAGCCGCATCCCGCCACGTTCCGCGCGGACCAGCATCTGCTGATCGGTACGCTGTGGGCCGGCCATGCGCAAGCCGAGGGCAGCGCGCCCGACGATTTGTTCAAGGTCGACGTCGTCATCGACAGTAAAACCATCGCACCGACAGTCGAAGAGACCGAGTGCAAGATGACCTGGCCGTCCTGATCCACACGCCGACTCTAGGGAGGGGAGAGCGTGACCCAGTTGCTGCTGTTCAACGTGTTCAACGGGCTGGTCATCGGGGCGTTCTATGCCCTGATGGCCCTTGGCCTGTCCCTGATCATCAATCTGACCAATGTCATCAATTTTTCCCATGGCGGTTTTCTGGCGCTGGGCGCGTATTTCGCCTACACGCTGGAACCCTATCTGGGCTTCTGGGGGGCGCTGATCGTTTCGCCGTTCTGCGCGGCGCTGATTGGTGTGATCGTCGAACGGATCCTGATCCGGCCCCTGTACAGTCGGGATCCCCTCTATAGCCTGTTGCTGACCTTCGGGCTGGCCTTCGTGCTGGAAGACACAGTGCGCTATATCTGGGGGGCCCAGGGTCTGCCGATGAAGGTACCCCAGGTACTTCAATCCTCGCTCAGCCAGACCCTGTTTTTCCTGACCGGATACCGGGTATTCATGGTCGTGCTGGTGGCGGTGGCCGTGGCCATTCTCTTCCTGATCCTCAAGAAGACCCGGCTGGGCATGCGCATCCGCGCGGGGACTCTGGACCTGGAAATGGTGTCGGCACTGGGTGTCGATGTGCGCATCCTGCGCAATCTGAATTTCGGGCTCGGGATCTTTTTTGCCGGGCTGGCGGGGGTGCTGGCCGCTGGAATGCTGGGCCTGACGCCGACCATCGGCGACCAACTGATCATGCCCAGTTTCGTGGCTGTGATCGTCGGGGGCCTGGGCAGCCTGGTGGGCACGCTGTTCGGGGGCATCCTGATCGGCGTGGCGACCGGCGTCGTGACCGTGTTCTATCCCTCCGCGTCCGAGGCCACCATCTACGTCATGATGGCTCTGGTGCTGCTGGTCCGGCCGCATGGCCTCTTTGGTGAAGAAGGCGGAACGAAACTGTGAACCAGTCCTTGAGTACGCGTATTGTCACCCTGGTGATCCTGTGGCTGGTGCTGCTGTCCATGCCGTATTGGATCGGATACGTCGGGGGGTATACCGATCTGGCGTCGCGTCTGCTCATCATCGGTCTGGCGGCGATGGCCACCAATCTCCTGGTGGGGCATTCGGGGGTCATGGCGTTCGGGCACGCCGCCTATTTCGGGCTCAGTTCCTACACCACCGGCCTGATGATCAAATATCTGATTCCGAGCACTCCTGTGGGCTTTCTGGCGGGCATCATCGTGGGCACGCTGGGGGGCGCCATCATAGGATTCCTGCTGGCGAGACTGCGGGGCATCTACTTCGCCCTGGCCACCATCGCGTTCGGCCAGGTGTTTTTCTTCATCGCGTTTCGTTGGAATGCCGTCACCGGCGGGGACAACGGCCTGAGCTTTCAGCGCCAACCGATCGATCTGGGATTCCTGCAGCTCAATCTAGGCTCCAGCCGCGTCTACTACTATGTGGCGCTGGCCGTGTTCGCCGTCTGTGCCGCCTTGATGGCGGTGGTCCTGCGCTCGCCGTTTGGCCGCACACTGCTGGCCATGCGCGAGAATGAGCGCCGCGCCCGATTCCTCAGCATTCCGGTCAACCGTCATCTCTGGATGGCTTATATCGTGTCCTGCTTCTTTGTCGCCGTCGCCGGCTCGCTCTACGGGATGCTCAACAATTTCGTCAGCCCCCATGACCTGCACTGGACACAGTCGGGTGATTTCGTGCTGATGGCGGTCATCGGCGGCATGCGGTCGTTCTGGGGGCCCTTGCTGGGGGCAGCGATCTTCGTGGTCGCCCAGGATTATCTGTCCAGCCTGACCGGAAACTGGATGTTCTTCATCGGCATGCTCTTTGTGCTGGTGGTCCTGTTCCTGCCGCGTGGCATCGCCGGGCTGCTGCAGCGGAGGACATCATGAGTCTGCTCGAGGTGCGCCAGGTATCGCAGCATTTCGGCGATCTGGTGGCGGTCAGGGACGTGTCGTTCGCGGTCGAACCCGGGGAGCTGCATGCGATCATCGGACCCAATGGTGCCGGGAAGACGACATTTTTCAACATGATCAGCGGTTTCTACCGGCCGACCCGGGGGAATATCGTCTTCGATGGCACGGACGTCACGACGTTGCCGCCCTATGCCCGCGTGGCGATGGGTATGGCGCGGACCTTCCAGATCACCGAGGTTTTTCCCGAGCTGACCGTGCGCGACAATCTGCGCATTGCGGTGGAGGTCACGCAGGGCTTGCGGATGAAGATGTTCAGTACGCGGGCGCAGACCCGGGCGAGCAACCTGCGCATCGATGAATTGCTGGAAACGGGCGGGCTGACGGCCAATGCCGATCGTTATGTGGGCGAATTGTCGCACGGCGACCAGCGCTCGACCGAAATCATGATGGCGCTGGCCCTGAAGCCAAAGCTGCTGCTGCTCGACGAGCCGGCCGCCGGCATGGGCAACCAGGAAACCTATGATACGGCGCGGTTGATCCGCCGGCTGCACCGGACCCAGAACCTGACCATCATCCTGGTCGAGCACGACATGCGGGTGATTTTCAATCTGGCCGACCGCATCACGGTGCTGACCGAAGGTGAGATCCTGGAGCAGGGCACGCCCGACGAGATCGCGGCCAGCGAGAAAGTGCAGGTCGCCTACCTGGGGGAAAAGCATGAAGGCGCTTGAGGTCCGCGAACTCAATACCTATTACGGCAAGAGTCATATCCTCAAGGGTGTGGATCTCGAGGTCGGCGAGGGCGAGTTGGTGACGCTGCTGGGCCGCAACGGCGCCGGCAAATCCACCACGCTGCGCAGCATCATGGGCCTGACGCCGGCCCGGGCCGGGCACATCCGGGTGTTCGGCGCGGATTCCACGCACCTGGCGCCGTTTCGCATCGCCCGGTTGGGCGTCGGGCTGGTGCCCGAAGGACGGCGCATTTTCGCCAATCTGACCGTCGACGAGAACCTCAAAGTTCCGGTCGATCAGCCCGGGCACTGGAACATCCCTCGCGTCTATGAATTGTTTCCGCGCCTGGCCGAGCGCAAGTCCCACAAGGGCAAGCAGCTCTCCGGCGGCGAACAGGAAATGTTGTCGATCGCGCGGGTGTTGCTGCTCAATCCCCGCCTGC
Protein-coding regions in this window:
- a CDS encoding TrbM/KikA/MpfK family conjugal transfer protein gives rise to the protein MHTLPALRARTLALACVLAPLAHASGTADADPLTGIPRLACEATLCLSSSLRPGECSLSLDHYFGILKYNRHGLDWGATVAARRAFLAQCPAATESGMADRVNTISHGAGKCDADYLNRSYADTAYKWRLRGYRYDASTSTREPIYEVQPLPTVTLTQLPAWCVAYNDHAWTYELSIRYVGRPSMGGRWVKAVDYDAAQAKWDADHNGQWAAGWNFSLSDPRHRAGF
- a CDS encoding Abi family protein, with protein sequence MTRHPLPFAKPATTYAEQVAILERRGMDVDDHAAAEFYLQHLNYYRLSAYWLPFEATHTPHTFIPGTRFTDVLNLYLFDRSLRLLVLDAIERIEVSIRSQWAYQVSQRHGPHAYLDAGLAANRGRWESDLTKLEKEVQRSDEVFIRHLLATYSEKLPPAWAVCEVMSLGLLSRWYGNLKPMQTRSAIASVYAVNEKVLGSWLHHLTMVRNTCAHHSRLWNREFTITPLIPKTKPQNLLHQFQPGSRKIYNTLTLLLHCMDIVAPHHSWRQRLKALIEQHKPPTRAMGFPPRWEQLSLWQ
- a CDS encoding integrase arm-type DNA-binding domain-containing protein, which produces MANSTNKLNDIQLRNWVAQRKPVARSDGGGLTFTLSGSGTATWVLRYRLGTRHNGQAVRRELTLGNYPDISLREARILAGKHRAAIDGGNDPAIEKQSEKTRVRADWTIRELVKDYQDKVLVEPDYAADTIEYRKSDYEQVILPHLGSRLTSSVTSIDIVGMLVEAKRTWTVSKRILTSASMLFDHACGQMLIPANPCTGIRLSAIMGPRPPVRQRIMLQENELRALLPDIDIIGIENALAFRILLATCVRGIELASAKKEDLFLDRGVWWIPDEAVKTRKGFLVPIVPAVAAWFEALINLSGESIYLLPARQERRRRKHQGDIHVGTTTLWAAFKRAFDRQDIPIRHFTPHDTRSTAKGHLRNMGVSREISEIALNHTLKGMEAIYDVREEIPERRQALAMWADFLIACETGTSSPQASKPTISNIIQFRKFAGTHA
- a CDS encoding ABC transporter substrate-binding protein, encoding MSDFHSSSNGISRRAVLKMAATAGVAVISSPRLVFAQGDQPVKLGVDNPLTGTYSITGRNELHGMELAVEEINAKGGILGRPAKLIVEDSTSGDAGVAVQKARKLIERDKVDFLVGNVNSGLTIAMSAVAYEKGVFMMDPGGHADPITGKNCHWNVYQVDPSTTLLVNAIAPSLVQRFGKKFYFLVPDYAFGHGLLSAYKENLKKLGATNLGADLIPLGTTEYSSYLIKAQAANPDVIVILQNGEDQTNVLKQAVQFGLDKRFHIAGANVELETLEALPPSSRIGNWVIEWYWNQPDVPHVKEFVDAIKKKTGRVPTARTWFGHTAIHACALAANTAKSLEPIKMARALNGFTLPPEVALQPHPATFRADQHLLIGTLWAGHAQAEGSAPDDLFKVDVVIDSKTIAPTVEETECKMTWPS
- a CDS encoding branched-chain amino acid ABC transporter permease, translating into MTQLLLFNVFNGLVIGAFYALMALGLSLIINLTNVINFSHGGFLALGAYFAYTLEPYLGFWGALIVSPFCAALIGVIVERILIRPLYSRDPLYSLLLTFGLAFVLEDTVRYIWGAQGLPMKVPQVLQSSLSQTLFFLTGYRVFMVVLVAVAVAILFLILKKTRLGMRIRAGTLDLEMVSALGVDVRILRNLNFGLGIFFAGLAGVLAAGMLGLTPTIGDQLIMPSFVAVIVGGLGSLVGTLFGGILIGVATGVVTVFYPSASEATIYVMMALVLLVRPHGLFGEEGGTKL
- a CDS encoding branched-chain amino acid ABC transporter permease, with protein sequence MPYWIGYVGGYTDLASRLLIIGLAAMATNLLVGHSGVMAFGHAAYFGLSSYTTGLMIKYLIPSTPVGFLAGIIVGTLGGAIIGFLLARLRGIYFALATIAFGQVFFFIAFRWNAVTGGDNGLSFQRQPIDLGFLQLNLGSSRVYYYVALAVFAVCAALMAVVLRSPFGRTLLAMRENERRARFLSIPVNRHLWMAYIVSCFFVAVAGSLYGMLNNFVSPHDLHWTQSGDFVLMAVIGGMRSFWGPLLGAAIFVVAQDYLSSLTGNWMFFIGMLFVLVVLFLPRGIAGLLQRRTS
- a CDS encoding ABC transporter ATP-binding protein produces the protein MSLLEVRQVSQHFGDLVAVRDVSFAVEPGELHAIIGPNGAGKTTFFNMISGFYRPTRGNIVFDGTDVTTLPPYARVAMGMARTFQITEVFPELTVRDNLRIAVEVTQGLRMKMFSTRAQTRASNLRIDELLETGGLTANADRYVGELSHGDQRSTEIMMALALKPKLLLLDEPAAGMGNQETYDTARLIRRLHRTQNLTIILVEHDMRVIFNLADRITVLTEGEILEQGTPDEIAASEKVQVAYLGEKHEGA
- a CDS encoding ABC transporter ATP-binding protein; amino-acid sequence: MKALEVRELNTYYGKSHILKGVDLEVGEGELVTLLGRNGAGKSTTLRSIMGLTPARAGHIRVFGADSTHLAPFRIARLGVGLVPEGRRIFANLTVDENLKVPVDQPGHWNIPRVYELFPRLAERKSHKGKQLSGGEQEMLSIARVLLLNPRLLLLDEPSQGLAPLIVRHVLDVIVAARNAGTSVLLIEQNVRAAIGIADRAYVLDRGAITYSGVAAEFGQDEARVQELAGASAQKWDFPDD